One segment of Neodiprion fabricii isolate iyNeoFabr1 chromosome 1, iyNeoFabr1.1, whole genome shotgun sequence DNA contains the following:
- the LOC124182875 gene encoding putative sodium-coupled neutral amino acid transporter 7, whose amino-acid sequence MNYLRRDNERLIGNEIVLTTAPSANTESSQECTVGAGSLATIFLIVNATLGAGLLNFPQAFDKSGGVITSILVQLVFLIFITTAIIVLAHCSDSTNSSSLQDTLAGLCGPKSLTFCAICVVVYSFGCCITFLIVIGDQFDRVLATVYGTDFCHYWYLSRGFTSTLTCCILILPLCFSKRLDVLSYVSSLGCLAVIYVVWLIVYKSYIIIGEPSKPMKMWPIHWTEIFQVVPVVCFSYQCHMSVIPMYACMKDRKLGKFTVCAIVSMLVCFIAYTIAGIFGYSTFGIGKVPDDILQGYSDGGTFLTVAIVAIALKNVTTYPIILFCGREAFLGLCTEYIQSLFMSRVILSLVWVALNLVIAITVSDITPVINLMGSLSAAFIFIFPGICLLQNTLIKDPYLYLNKDKCIVIFSAFLLAVGAFVCGVVFVESIQDMVREKSTSSLVTGFRIGIRDSLCV is encoded by the exons G gTGCAGGATCGTTGGCTACAATCTTTCTAATAGTCAACGCTACGCTGGGTGCTGGTCTGCTAAATTTTCCACAAGCATTTGATAAGAGTGGCGGTGTGATAACCTCTATATTAGTGCAGCTGgtctttctcatttttattacaactgcAATAATAGTTTTAGCACATTGTAGCGATAGCACTAATAGCTCGTCGCTACAGGATACTTTAGCTGGACTATGCGGACCTAAGTCATTGACATTCTGCGCTATTTGTGTAGTTGTTTATAGCTTTGGCTGCTGCATTACATTTCTAATCGTCATAGGGGATCAATTCGACAGAGTTTTGGCAACCGTATATGGCACCGATTTTTGCCACTattg GTACCTTTCAAGAGGATTTACATCTACTCTAACCTGCTGTATCCTCATTCTTCCATTATGTTTCTCAAAAAGATTGGATGTGTTGAGCTATGTAAGTTCTCTTGGCTGTCTGGCAGTAATCTATGTTGTATGGTTGATAGTTTATAAAAGTTACATAATAATCGGCGAGCCCTCAAAGCCGATGAAAATGTGGCCCATCCATTGGACCGAAATATTCCAAGTGGTTCCTGTGGTATGCTTCAGTTATCAG TGCCACATGTCTGTGATACCTATGTATGCCTGCATGAAGGATCGAAAACTTGGGAAGTTCACTGTTTGTGCAATCGTCAGTATGCTAGTTTGTTTCATAGCATACACCATAGCTGGGATTTTTGGCTACTCGACATTTGGAATTGGAAAGGTACCCGATGACATTCTGCAGGGATACTCGGATGGTGGGACATTTTTGACAGTTGCAATTGTTGCGATCGCGCTTAAAAATGTTACAACTTACCCAATAATCTTATTTTGTGGCCGCGAAGCGTTCCTTGGCCTTTGCACCGAGTACATTCAGTCGCTTTTTATGTCCAGAGTAATTTTATCTCTGGTTTGGGTTGCCCTCAACTTAGTCATAGCTATCACGGTGTCTGATATTACACCAGTTATAAATTTGATGGGTTCCTTGTCAGCagctttcatttttattttcccagGAATTTGTCTGTTACAAAATACTCTAATAAAAGATCCATACTTGTACCTGAACAAAGATAAGTGTATTGTCATTTTCTCGGCATTTTTGTTAGCCGTAGGCGCGTTTGTTTGCGGCGTTGTCTTTGTAGAGTCCATACAGGATATGGTCAGGGAAAAATCAACCTCGTCACTTGTCACAGGTTTCAGAATCGGAATCAGAGATAGCTTGTgcgtttga